The DNA segment GGAGCATGGGCGGCATCCAGAGGAGAAGGCGGAGCAAGAACACCGTCAGGAACGCCCGCCGCTTCAGGGCCTCGTCGTAGGCGCGGAAGCGCGCCGGCACCCGCGCAGAGACCCAGTCGCGGGCGACGAAGCGCGCGAACGAGAAGCCCACGACGCTCGCCGCCATGGTGCCCGCCATCGAGAGCGCGAACGCCACCGGCCACGGCCAGATGAGCGGCGCCGCCAGGATGAACACCGTGCCCGGCACGCCGAACGGCTGGAGCGCGGCGTACGCCAGGACGAACGCGACATACCCCCACGGCCCGAGCGAGAGCAGCGCCTGCTTGATGCGCGCGGGCTCTCCGAAGAGCTCGAACAGCCCCATGCGCTGGGCGACGACGAGGAGCGTGGCGGCCGCGGCGACCACGCCGATCTTCACCCCCCGGCCGGCGCGGGAGGGGGAGAGCGCGGGAGGATCGGCCGGGGAGGCGGGCTGGCGCACCCGACGTTATTGGCAGTCCACCTGCGCACCGTCAAGGTTCCTGTTGACAATCTGGTCTTCAATTGTCAATGCTGACCATCGTGAACGAGGGCGAGCCGCGCTCCACCGACAGACCCGCCGAGGATCTGCGCCGCCGCAGGCTGATGGACGCGGCGTTCACGGTGTTCCTGCGCTTCGGCTTCCGGAAGACGTCGATGGACGAGGTCGCGCGCGCGGCGGGCGTCTCGCGGCAGGGCCTCTACCTCCACTTCGCCACGAAGGAGGAGCTCTTCCGCGCGTCCGTGGGGTACTTCCTCGACACCGCGCTCGCCGCCGCCGCCGCCGCGCTCGCCGACGCGGAGCGCCCCCTGGAGGACCGGCTCGTGGCCGCGTTCGACGCATGGATCGGCCGGTTCGTTGGCGCGCTCGGGGCCGACGCGGCGGATCTCTCGACCGCCGCGAACGAGCTCGTCGGCCCCCTCGTCGCCGAGCACGAGGGGCGGTTCGTCGAGGCCGTGGCCGAGGCATTGCGCGCCTCCGGGCTCGCGGCCGCCTACGAGCCCGCGGGGGTCACCGGGCGCCAGCTGGCGGACACCCTGGTTTCCTCGGCGCGCGGCCTGAAGTACGGCGCCGCGACGCGCGAGGCCTTCCTCGAGGGCATGACCATCGCCGCGCGCGTCGTGTGCTTGCCAGAGCGGCGAGCCCGGGAAGCGCGGGTAGGGCAATCACTGCAGGCGGCGCAATCACGGCAAGGAGAGCCCTCCGCGCCGAGCCCTCGCCGCGAGGGCAAGGAGCGCGCAATGGCGCGTAAGGCGCGCGGCACGACACGATAGCCGGAGGGCCGGCCGAGCGCGGCGCGGGCGAGCGCGCGCCGGGGAACGCTTCGCTCGGCGCGCTCTCCCGGGCGTGCGCGCGCCCGGACGGCGCGGCAGCCCCGCGCCTCAGCACGGCGCGGCGGCCCCGCGCCTCAGCCCCGGCTGAAGCGCAGCCGCGAGCGCTCGCGCGCCTTGACCGCCTCGACCTCGCGGTCCCGCGGCGCGGCGGTCGTGGACAGCGACGCCATCAGCACGCGCGCGGCGGCCGCGACGTCGTCCACGGCTTGCGCGAAGGCCGCTTCGTTGGCCTGCGACGGCCGGTTGAAGCCGCTCAGCTTCCGCACGAACTGCAGCGACGCCGCCCGGATCTCCTCCTCCGTCGCCGGCGGCTCGAAGTTGAACAGCGTCCTGATGTTCCGGCACATGGCGATCTCCCGAGGCTCGATGTGTACGGGGGACCATCCTAGTCTCGAGCCGCGCCGTCGGTCCAGGCGCTCTGCGCGGCGGTGTCCACGTCGCGGCCGGCGGCGCCGCCTGCTTCTCGGGAGCTCGATCGTGACATGTCACGGCCAGAGCGTGACATCCGCCGTGACATGTCACGGCCAGAGCGTGACAAGCGCCGCTCCCACCCACGAGGCGCCGCCGGGGCCCCGGCCGGGCGTGTGGCGTGGAACGCGCCGCATCGGCCGATATTCCTCGTTTCCGCGGTGCGCGACGCCGTGGGCCGCGCGGAGACCCGGAGCGCACCGGCCGGCACGGTCATTGCGGAGTCCGGTTCAGGCAGCGGATTTACCGGTGCTCACAGCGGGAGCTCAGACGGACGCTGGCCGGTGTCGTGGAGGCCACGCTCGGCGAGGTGCCGCCTGAGCCCACCATGGCAGCCAGACCGCTTTCGAGGGGATCTACCGGCGAAGCCGCGATCTCTCCAGGGTACGGCGCCCGAGCGCCCGGCTGCCGGGAAGGAAACAGCGCAGTCCATGAGAACGAGCTTGAAAAGGATGTCGGTCGCCGGCGCGCTCGCGGCGCTCGGCGTGTGCTTCAGCGGTCCAGCGTACGCCGTAGGAAACGGCATCGTGGACACCGGCAACCAGTATCCTTACGTCGTGAGTCTGACCAACATGGGGGCGCCACGCCCCTTCTGCAGCGGGACGCTGATCACGCCGCAGTGGGTGGTGTCAGCGCAGCACTGCTTCATCGACGGGAACGGGAACCCCATCAACCGGAACTTCATCGTCGAATTGGCCGCGGACCCCCAGAGCGCGCAGCTCAGCTTCGCGCACACCACGGCGGTGTCGGGCCCGGTCTTCGTCCCGTCTACCGTGCCGATCGACTGGATCGACGACGACCTGCGGTCTCGTGACATCGCCGTCTTTCGCCTGGACACGCGCGTCCCGCGCACGCTGGCCAGGCCTCTCCACCTCCCGGATGAGGATGCGTGCGGCTCGAGCTTCGACGGTACCATCGTGGGGTTCGGGAGCGGGGCGGACGATCTGGTCGTCTGCTCCGATGTCCCTCCCTTGCGCAGGTACAGCCATAGTCCGCTGGAGTACGACCGCTCGCACGAGGACTACGGCGACATCTTCTATGACGAAACGATCTGGACGCTGATCAACTGGCCGTTCATCTGCGACGAGTACGACGGGAGCTACGACGGAGACTCCGGCGGAGCTCTCCTCGACGAGGAAGGTAGGCTGTGCGGCGCGGTCAGCGGCAAGACGACGGCCTCGGTGTTGCCGGGCACGTACATCATGGAGAACGTCTTCGCTGCGCTCGACAGCGGTGAGGCGCGGGGCTTCATGCTCGGCGCCACGACCCCTGCCGGCAACCGGATCATCGACGCGAAGGGCAACTTCGACGGCGAGTGCCCGAGGTTCGTCGACCAGTGCGACAACTTCGGCCAGTGCGACGAGACGGACACGGACGTCGACGGGATCATCGACGTGTGCGACAACTGCCCGACGATCGCCAACCCGGAGCAGGCCATCGGCGCCGGCGACGACCCTGATGGCGACGGCCTCGGCGCCGCGTGCGACCTGTGCCCAGGCACCGTGTCCGTCGAGGGGCCAGGGCCGCTCTCCAACTGCAATTTCGAGGCGGAGATGGCCGTCGGTTATCGGACCGAGTCCGAGCCGCCGATCATTCGCGCGGACTCGCCGACCCTCGCCGCCGATCTGCAGCTCTACAAGGACACGTTCCGCCCCAACGCGTGCGACCCGGTGCCTTGCCCAAGGGCGACCCTGACCGACGGCGGCTCGCTGCCCGCGGCCGAGATCCCCCCCTTGCCGCTCACCTCGCCCACGTGCACCGCCGTGGGGGGCTGCCGCTGGGAGATGCGCAACCGGATTACCCTGAAGCCGACGATAGGAATCGGCGGCGACGTCCTGGGGACGCCCGGAGCGCTCAGGGCGAGGTGGTGCGAGTGCCCGTTCTACGACACGAGCACCCTGGAGGGGCGGCTCGAGTGCGACACGGACGCGACGACCGGCTGCGGCCGACTGTCGAAGGACTTCACCTCGCTGCCCAACTGGCACCCGCTCTCTACCCGCGCGGACGGGCCGAGCTCCGCCGACGGCGGGTGGGCGAACGGCAAGACGCTCGACAAGCTGCACTCCGTGCAGTTCACCGGGGCGCCGGATATCTTGTACAGGACTGTCTACTGGGACTTCCTCGATCTCGGCACCAGCTTCGTGCACACGAGCCCGACGAGCCGCTGGGTCCAGGGGGTACTGTTCGTTCACGCGACCGGCTACCTCCCGCAGGTGGCCGGATACGACACGGCCCAGGCCATCGAGTACGGCAACTATTACCTGTCGGGCGACGCGTCCATCGACGCGGGGGACAGGCCGCCGGTCCAGCCAGGTGCCATCACCCTGGATACGAAGAGGTTCTGCCCCGAGTGTCCGCTGAGCTTCGCCGACACATTCCACATCAATGATCCGCATGATCCTACGCGCCGGGTCTACCAGGCCACGCCGAATGGCTTGAAGCTCGTGCCCGGGATCACCACCGACACCGAGAAATTCTACCGCAATGTCGCCAACGGGACCTTCAAATACATCGCCGCCGCCGAGCCGCTCCGGCGGTTGATTCGGGACCGCCTTCCTGGCGAGACGATCCTGAGAGGCGTCGCACTCGACGCCGCGGGGGACAGCCAGCTCGCAGCGCATGTGTTCAGCGCCGGGCACGACGGGGCGCCGTTCGTCGTTCCTTTCGCCGGCGTTCAGGGCAGCACGTGGCCGTTGAACGGACCTGAGCTGCAGGGGAATGAGGGGCTCGTGCTCTCGGCGACCAATCGCCGGCTCTTCGTGATCGGCGGGACCACAGATGGTCAGGCAGGGTCGCAGCCCAACCCTTCGGCCTGGATGCTCGACGTGGACTCGGCGCTCTGGTCGGAGATCGAGATTCCAGGGAACGCCCGGCCAGGCGCCGTGCTCGGCGCGACCTTTCGCCTGGAAGACCGCTTCGTTTACCTGATCGACAACGGCGGCAACTTCATCACGCTGCGGCGGTGGAAACCGAACCACGAGGTCGAGACGCTGGCGGAGCTCCCCGTCTGGTGGAACCATTTCGAGCGATACTGGCTGGTCCCGGGCGAGGCCGGCGACCTGGTCCTCGCCGCGACCGCGCCCGCGAGCTCGACGAGCACGGACCCGGAAGCGGCGTTCGCCAGGTTCACCATCAGCGCGACGGGGGCCCTCTCGTTCGCTGGGCACAAGGAGGCGGCGCACCACCTCATCGGCGCTCCGATGGTGGGGGAACACACCATCGCCCTGACCCGCGCGGCCTCGGTCGACGTCGCTTCGACGGCCCAGGTGTCGCTCGGCAGCTTCGCGACGCCCGCCAGCAACAAGATTCCCACGATCTTCTGAGCCATGCGACACAACCTCCTTGCCAGTCTCGCGGCGCACGCGGCGCCGCTCTTCTTCTCCCTGTCGGCCCTGGCGGCGAGCTGCTCTCCCGGCCCGCCAGAGCCTCCGTTCGCCGACGGCGCCGGCGGGCACCCGACGACCGATGGCGCGGCTCAGGGCGGCACGCGCGGGTCGGGGACGGCAAGCGAGGCGGCGACCGGCGCTGGCGTTCCGGGAGACGCCGGCCCGGACGCCACGTCCGACGCGCCCGAGCATCCAGCCGACAGCGCCTGGAAAGCGGTGAGCTGGCTCGATGGGTGCCAGATCGACGTCGCCGACGAGCCGGAGAAGGCGCTGCCCCCGTTGCGCTGGGAGCCGTGCTCGGGGGGCGCTCCGGGGTGCACGTCCCTCGCCATCGACTGGGATCACGACGACTATCCGCGAACCGCGTCGCCGAGCGTGGTGCGCTGGAACGACGGCTACCGCGTCGGGTTGTACATCAGGCGCCTGGGGGAGCGACGAACGGGCGTTTACGAGACCGACGGGAGACCGCTCGCCGCCTGGCGGCACAAGACCTGCATTCCGACAGTGCCCGCGGTGGGCCATGAACGGGTATGGCTCGGCGCGCAGAGGGTGAGCGTCGAGGCGCCCGCCTCGGCCTACCTCGTCTCCGCCTACGGCGACCTCGCCACCGTGAGCCAACCCATCCCGGTCGATATGCCGAGCCATGGTCTCGAGGCGAGCGACGACACCCTCGTCCTATCGGGTCTCGATGGCGGCACGATCACCATCTACGACAGGAACAGCAATCAGGCCGGGGTGTTCGGCCTGACAAAAGGCGGCGATGCGCCGTCGCTCGGTCAGATGTTTCCGGTCGGCGATAGCGCGGTCGGCGTGGCGTTCTTCGAGGTCAACACCCCGGAGGCGTGGATCTGGAACCGACAGACCCGTGCCGCCGAGCCGCTGCTCCGGGCGCCCTCTTCCCGGGTCATCGCCGACATCAAGAGCGACGGGCAGACGCTCGTGTGGCTGGAAGCGGGGCCGGCTTCGGACGGCGAGCTCTACGGGCCGTCCACCCTCTGGACCAGCCCTTTCGCGGCGGCGAGCGAGGCCCTCGTCCCGAAGAGCCGCCGGCCAGGTCCCCGCATCGGACACCGGATCTCGGCCGCCGGGGAAGGCTTCTACGCGGTCTATGCGATCGGCGAAAACTTGATCCATGTCTATCGCCTGTCCGACGCCCTTCACTGGTCGTTCACGACGCCACCCGAGCTCTCCACCATCCTGGACATCGCTTACGTGGACGCCCGCGAGGTCTGGGTCTGGGTCCGGGGCGGGGTCGTGCGCCAGGCGATCTCGGAGCTCGGCCCGGGCGATCCCGCCCCCTGAGTCCAGCGCCTCCGCTGGTGCACACCGCAGTCGTCGACGCGGCCACTGTGTAGGCAATTCGCCCATACACACGATGAAACACACGACGCGACATGCGGCTGGACACTCGACGAATGCGACACGGCCGCATCACGACGTCACCCTTGTTGGCTGCACAACAGGGAGCACACCAACGGCATTAGGAAGTTCTTGATTCCTCAAGGATAACCGTGCACTCCTACACTGAGGAGTCCTTTTGCCAAAGCCCCCTGGCAAGGAGGTCGGTATGCGCCCACATCGTGCACTGCGCTCCCAGAATCGCCTGCTCTTCACCGCCGCCACGCTCGTTTGCCTCGCTGTCGGACCCCCCGCGGAGGCGGCTCCGTCGTACACCCTCTTCGAGAGCGGTCAGGTCCGACCGCTCGCGCTCTCACCAAGTCGTAACCTGCTCTTCGCGGCCAATACACCCGACGGCCGCCTGGAGATCTTCTACGTCTCGTCGGGTGGTCTGACGCACATCTCTTCCGTGAGCGTGGGCCTCGAGCCCGTCGCCGTCGCGGCGCGCAACGACGGCGAGGTGTGGGTCGTCAATCACCTCTCCGATAGCGTCAGCGTCGTCGACGTCTCGTTCCCCTTGCGGCCGCGGGTCGTGCGCACGCTCCTCGTCGGGGACGAGCCGCGGGACATCGTCTTCGGTGGTCCCGGGCGTTCGCGCGCGTTCATCACCGCCGCCCACCGGGGCCAGAACGCGCCGTTCGATCCGCAGCTGACGACGCCCGGGGTCGGCCGCGCCGACGTCTGGGTGTTCAACGCGAACGCCGTCGCGACCCAACCGTCGCTCGGGGGCACGCCCCTCACGATCCTCTCCTTCTTCACCGACACGCCGCGGGCGCTCGCGGTCAGCCCGGACGGGGCCTCGGTGTACGCCGCCGGCTTCCACACCGGCAACCGCACGACCGCCGTGCACCGCGCGATCGTGGAGGACGAAGGCGGCATGCTGCCGCCGTTCACCAACCACCTCGGGGAGCCGCAGCTGACGACGTCGCTCATCGTCCAGCACAACGGCGCCCACTGGGTCGACGCCGGGGGCAACCCCTGGGACGACTCGGTCATGTTCTCGCTGCCGGACAAGGACGTCTTCGTCATCGACGCCACGGCCAATCCCCCTGTCCAGCGGCCCGGCAGCGCCGGCTTCTTCACCGGCGTCGGGACCGTCCTCTACAACATGGTCGTCAACCCGGCGAACGGGAAGGTCTACGTCTCCAACACCGAGGCGTTCAACCTCGATCGCTTCGAGGGCCCGGGCACCTTCGCGGGCACGAGCGTCCGGGGACACCTGCACGAGAGCCGGATCTCCGTGCTCGGCAGCGGCGGCTCGGTCCTGCCGCGGCACCTGAACAAGCACATCGATTACTCGACGTGCTGCGCTCCGGTGCCCAACGCCGAGAACGCGAAGAGCCTGGCCACGCCGGTCGACATGGCGGTGACGAGCGACGGATCGAAGCTCTACGTCGCCGCGT comes from the Sorangium aterium genome and includes:
- a CDS encoding trypsin-like serine protease, with protein sequence MRTSLKRMSVAGALAALGVCFSGPAYAVGNGIVDTGNQYPYVVSLTNMGAPRPFCSGTLITPQWVVSAQHCFIDGNGNPINRNFIVELAADPQSAQLSFAHTTAVSGPVFVPSTVPIDWIDDDLRSRDIAVFRLDTRVPRTLARPLHLPDEDACGSSFDGTIVGFGSGADDLVVCSDVPPLRRYSHSPLEYDRSHEDYGDIFYDETIWTLINWPFICDEYDGSYDGDSGGALLDEEGRLCGAVSGKTTASVLPGTYIMENVFAALDSGEARGFMLGATTPAGNRIIDAKGNFDGECPRFVDQCDNFGQCDETDTDVDGIIDVCDNCPTIANPEQAIGAGDDPDGDGLGAACDLCPGTVSVEGPGPLSNCNFEAEMAVGYRTESEPPIIRADSPTLAADLQLYKDTFRPNACDPVPCPRATLTDGGSLPAAEIPPLPLTSPTCTAVGGCRWEMRNRITLKPTIGIGGDVLGTPGALRARWCECPFYDTSTLEGRLECDTDATTGCGRLSKDFTSLPNWHPLSTRADGPSSADGGWANGKTLDKLHSVQFTGAPDILYRTVYWDFLDLGTSFVHTSPTSRWVQGVLFVHATGYLPQVAGYDTAQAIEYGNYYLSGDASIDAGDRPPVQPGAITLDTKRFCPECPLSFADTFHINDPHDPTRRVYQATPNGLKLVPGITTDTEKFYRNVANGTFKYIAAAEPLRRLIRDRLPGETILRGVALDAAGDSQLAAHVFSAGHDGAPFVVPFAGVQGSTWPLNGPELQGNEGLVLSATNRRLFVIGGTTDGQAGSQPNPSAWMLDVDSALWSEIEIPGNARPGAVLGATFRLEDRFVYLIDNGGNFITLRRWKPNHEVETLAELPVWWNHFERYWLVPGEAGDLVLAATAPASSTSTDPEAAFARFTISATGALSFAGHKEAAHHLIGAPMVGEHTIALTRAASVDVASTAQVSLGSFATPASNKIPTIF
- a CDS encoding TVP38/TMEM64 family protein; the protein is MRQPASPADPPALSPSRAGRGVKIGVVAAAATLLVVAQRMGLFELFGEPARIKQALLSLGPWGYVAFVLAYAALQPFGVPGTVFILAAPLIWPWPVAFALSMAGTMAASVVGFSFARFVARDWVSARVPARFRAYDEALKRRAFLTVFLLRLLLWMPPMLHVFFGLSGVRFWTHFWGSLAGYTLPLLATAYFGQRVFDALRDAPPSAWAGMGAAAVAVMVLLWLARRCSRRDVVPS
- a CDS encoding TetR/AcrR family transcriptional regulator, giving the protein MLTIVNEGEPRSTDRPAEDLRRRRLMDAAFTVFLRFGFRKTSMDEVARAAGVSRQGLYLHFATKEELFRASVGYFLDTALAAAAAALADAERPLEDRLVAAFDAWIGRFVGALGADAADLSTAANELVGPLVAEHEGRFVEAVAEALRASGLAAAYEPAGVTGRQLADTLVSSARGLKYGAATREAFLEGMTIAARVVCLPERRAREARVGQSLQAAQSRQGEPSAPSPRREGKERAMARKARGTTR
- a CDS encoding DUF2277 domain-containing protein, producing the protein MCRNIRTLFNFEPPATEEEIRAASLQFVRKLSGFNRPSQANEAAFAQAVDDVAAAARVLMASLSTTAAPRDREVEAVKARERSRLRFSRG